The sequence TTCATGGCAATGCCCGCAGCGCACGAGGCCGCGGCGCAGCGCGAGCTGCGCCGGTTGCAGGCGGAAGACGGTTTCGCAGAAGGGGCAACGCGTTGCCAGGAGCATATTGAGCCGATAAGCCGAAAGGCCGTTGGTTGGACAATACGCCTTATTCTAATGGCTTTCGCGGCGCGTTCCCGACAGACATACCCAACCTTCGTGTTCGCGCCATACGCCGATATCGATCCACTGCGCGTAGACCTGCGCGACTTCGTCCGCCTGGCGCGCCAGAATGCCGGACAACGCGATCTTGCCGCCCGGCTTGACCTTCGACGCCAGCATCGACGCCATCAGCTTGAGCGGGTTGGACAGAATGTTGGCGACCACGATGTCGAATTCGCCGCTCGGGCAGGCGTCCGGCAAACCGTACGTGACGTCCGCGCGGTTGCGTTCGCTGTTCTGACGCGCCGACTCGACCGCTTGCGGATCGATGTCGATGCCGAACACCGGACTCGCGCCGCACTTCTGCGCGAGGATCGCGAGAATGCCGGAGCCGCAACCGTAGTCGAGCACCGACTGGCCGGCCTGCACCGATTGCTCGAGCCATTCCATGCACAGACGCGTGGTGGGATGGCTGCCGGTGCCGAACGCGAGGCCCGGATCCAGTTCGAGCACGAGCGCTTCGGGATCCGGCGCGTCATGCCACGACGGCACGACCCAGATGCGCTCGCCGATCTTGATCGGATCGAACTGCGACTGTGTGAGCCGCACCCAATCCTGGTCTTCGACTTCCCGCACCTTGAACGACGGCGCGTTCGCGAGGCCAATTTCGTTGGCTGCGGCGGTCAGCAGCAGCGCCGGTTCGTGTTCCGGCGCGAGCAGCGCGATCACGCGCGAACGTTGCCACGCGCTGCGATCCGGCGTGAGACCGGGCTCGCCGAACAGCGGCTGCTCGTCGGGCGTATCGGCGTCCGCATCTTCCACCGACACGGACAACGCGCCCAACTCGAGCAGCGCGTCGGAAAATTCTTCCGCGTGCTCGCGCGCCAACTCGACGATCAATTCCCGGTAGCTCATGACTTACGCTTCTTCCGGTGCGGCCTGCTGCTTCGCGGCCAACCGGTTTTCGAGGTAGTGAATGCTGGTGCCGCCTTCGACGAACTTCGCGTCCAGCATCAGTTCGCGATGCAGCGGGATGTTGGTCAGAATGCCTTCCACCACCATTTCCGACAGCGCGATACGCATCCGGTTGATTGCCTGTTCGCGCGTCGCACCGTAAGCGATCAGCTTGCCGATCATCGAATCGTAGTTCGGCGGGACGAAATAGCCGTTGTAGGCGTGCGAATCGACGCGAATGCCGGGACCGCCCGGCATATGCCACGAGGTCAACCGACCCGGCGACGGCGTGAACTTGAACGGATCTTCCGCGTTGATCCGGCATTCGATCGCATGACCCTTGAACACGATGTCGCGCTGACGGAAGGCGAGCTTCTCGCCGGCCGCGATGCGGATCTGTTCCTGCACGATGTCGACGCCCGTGATCAGCTCGGTCACCGGATGTTCGACCTGCACGCGCGTATTCATTTCAATGAAGTAGAACTCGCCGTTTTCGTACAGGAACTCGAACGTACCCGCGCCCAGATAGCCCATCTTCTTGCAGGCGTCGGCGCAACGATCGCCGATCCGTTCGATCAGGCGGCGCGCGATACCCGGCGCCGGCGCTTCTTCGATCACTTTCTGGTGACGACGCTGCATCGAGCAGTCACGCTCGCCGAGCCACACCGCGTTCTTGAACGAATCCGCGAGGATCTGAATTTCGATGTGCCGCGGGTTCTCCAGGAATTTCTCCATGTAGACCTGCGGATTGCCGAATGCGCGGCCGGCTTCTTCACGCGTCATGTTGACCGCGTTGACCAGCGCCGCTTCCGTGTGGACCACGCGCATGCCGCGGCCACCGCCGCCGCCGGCGGCCTTGATGATGACCGGATAGCCGACTTGGCGGGCAATCTTGACGATCTCTTTCGGATCGTCCGGCAACGCGCCTTCCGAACCCGGCACACACGGCACGCCGGTCTTGATCATGGTCTGCTTGGCCGTGACCTTGTCGCCCATCATCCGGATCGTTTCCGGGCGCGGGCCGATGAAGGTGAAGCCGGACTGTTCGACGCGCTCGGCGAAGTCGGCGTTTTCCGACAGGAAGCCGTAGCCCGGGTGGATCGCTTCGGCGTCCGTCACTTCAGCCGCGCTGATTAGCGCCGGCATGTTCAGGTAGCTCAGATTCGAAGGCGCCGGGCCGATACAGACCGCCTCGTCGGCGAGCTTCACGTACTTGGCTTCCTTGTCGGCTTCCGAATAGACGACGACGGTCTTGACGCCGAGCTCGCGGCACGCGCGCTGGATGCGGAGCGCGATCTCGCCACGATTGGCAATGAGGATTTTTTCAAACATAGCGGTTTTTCGACTCATCAATAGGCGCCCGGCCGGTCACGGTGCAGGCTGCCTCAGAGGATCGGTCGCGCGCCCCGGGAGGGCGGACGCGCGGGCGGCAGGCGCAAAAAGCGCAAAGCGTGCCGCGTTAGCCGACCACGAACAGCGGTTGGCCATACTCGACCGCCTGGCCGTTATCGACGAGGATTTCCTTCACCACGCCGGCCTTGTCCGACTCGATCTCGTTGAGCAGCTTCATCGCTTCGATGATGCAGATCGTCTGGCCTTCCTTGACCGTGTCACCCACCTGAACGAACGGCTCGGCGCCCGGCGACGGCGCGAGGTAGAACGTGCCGACCATCGGCGACGTCACCACGTGACCTTGCGGGACGACCGGCGCCGGCGTAGCCGGAACGCCTGCTGCGGCAGCGGCCGGCGCTTCGCCGCCCGGGAACGGAGCCGGCTGCGCGTATTGCGGCGCGTACGAGGCGGACGGTTGCACGTAAACCGGCGGCGCATTCTTGACGATGCGCACCTTGCCTTCGCCCTCGGTCACTTCGAGTTCGGAGATACCAGACTCCGAGACGAGGTCGATCAGAGTTTTCAGTTTACGTAGATCCATCAGGAAGCCCCTTTCAATGCGTAAAGTGCCGGCGCATACGCAGCCGGCGCAAATTAGACGTGTTTGGAATCAGCCGCGCGACGAACCGGCGGCGAGCCGGTCGAGCGCGAATTCGAGCGCGTACATATATCCCTTCCAGCCGAGGCCGCAAATCACGCCCTCAGCCTGGTCGGAGAAATACGAGTGATGCCGGAACGGTTCGCGACGATGCACGTTCGACAGATGAATCTCGACGAACGGGATGCCGACCCCCGCCAGTGCGTCCCGAATGGCCACGCTGGTGTGCGTGTACGCGGCGGGATTGATCAGTATGAAATCGGTTTTTTCAGTCCGGGCGGATTGGATGCGATCCACCAGAGCGCCTTCGTGATTGCTCTGGAACGACGCCAGTTCGACGCCTGCGTCCGCTGCGCGGTCCGCCAGCGCCTGATCGATCTGCGGCAAGGTCACGCGACCGTAGACCTCGGGTTCCCGGGTGCCGAGAAGGTTGAGGTTGGGTCCGTGCAGTACCAGCAGTCGCGTCATGGTCGCTTCTTTTTCCGTGGAATTGGGCGCACTTTAGCGCTGATTAGAGAAACTTGTCTAGGTTCCCGCACGTAACGAGCGACGCGGGCGGCAATTTGCCGTCGCGCCGGGCGCCCATCTTCTCTCAAATTCATGCGATTTGCGCGTATTTTTCCGCGTACCAGCAGGAATCGAGCGTCAAAAGAATGTGAGATTTAAAGCGCGTCGAGGGTCTGCCGGAGCGCTTCCGGGTTGATTTGGCCTAATTTTGTCGAGCGGACATTGCCTTTGGCGTCGATCACCACGGTGAACGGCAGGCCGCCCGCGTTGTTGCCGAAGGCCCGCGCCAGGTCGGCGCCGCCGAAGCCGGTAATGTAGACCGGGTACGCCACCTTCACCTTTTGCAGGAACGCCTGGACGTTTTTCTCCGAATCGACGCCAAGTCCGACGAACTGGATGCCTTTCTTCGCGTAATCGCGCTGAAGTTGCGACAGCGCCGGCATTTCCTCGACGCAAGGGCCGCACCACGACGCCCAGAAGTTGACGACGATTGGGTGCCCTTTCAGCAAACTTAGCGACTGCGGCTTGCCGTCGACGGTGGTGACCGGCGCGGCCCACAGTTGTTCGACCGCGCTCGGCGCGGCCGCGGTCTGCGCCGCGTGGGCGACTTCGCTGTCGCCGCTGAACCAGTGATTGGCCAGCACGCCGCCGCAGGCGGCAACGATCGCGACGAGCGCGCCTGTCAGAATCCGTCTCGTATTCATGGTTATCAGTCTAATTAGTAGAAGGGGTGGCTTCGCTGCTGGCGAGCAGCGTTTGAACCGCTTGCAGATTGGCCCGGGCCGTGCGGCCGCGCGCGTCGGCGCGCACCGCGCCGCGCAGGTCGTCGGTTTCGTAGAGTGCGACGTGAATGCCGACCGGCTCCGCCTTGCGCCCTTCGTTTGCCGGGCGCCACAGGAAGCTCAGCGTCTCGACGTAGCCGCGTCCAGCGAAATGCCGCGTTTCGGAGACGTCGTACTGGATGTTGGCGTTCAGGAAGTAGATCGCGACTTCTTTCGGGTTGTCGCAGAACACCTGCAGGTGAACGTCCGAGTGCTCACCGGCCGTGCCGCCGAGCACCGCGCCGGTCAGATACGGATTGAACGGCGCGAGCCGCTCCATCCAGTCGACCGCGACACGGCGGAAGCGCCGCAACAGCAGCGGCTGACTGTCGCCCTGAAAGAGCGACTGGTATTCACGGATTTCTTCTTCGATCTGGTCGTTATCGGGCAGCCATTCGCCGGCAACACGGCTCTCGCCGACTACCTGCCGGGCCGCTTTGCGCTTGGCCGTGGCGTAGTCGAGACCGTCTTCGGCGATCATCCTGGCAGCCGCGATAGCGATTTCTTCACGCACGCGCAGGGGATCGAAATGTGATTTGCGGACCATCCGGCAATCATACTAGAGATTGATGGCGCGACTTTCCGCCACCGGGCGCTACGCCCCGATGCTGGCCGAACGGCCGGCCCCGCATAGGGCGATCGGGAGCCGTCGGTTACAATAGCGTCCTTCGCAGACGGTCGCTTCGGCATCGTTCCGGCCGTTCTTCTGCACTCCCATCCCACGCAAAAAACGCCCGCGCGGCACGACAGGCTTATGCACATCCACATCCTCGGTATCTGCGGCACGTTCATGGGCGGTCTCGCGGTTCTCGCGCGCGGAGCGGGTCATACCGTGACGGGCTGCGACGCCGGCGTCTATCCGCCCATGAGCACGCAGCTCGAGGCGCAGGGCATCGGCCTGATCGAGGGTTACGACGCCGACCAGTTGAACGGCCTGAACGCGGATCTGTTCGTGATCGGCAACGTGGTCTCGCGTGGCAACCCACTCATGGAAGCGATTCTCGACCGCGGCCTGCCGTATGTGTCCGGCCCGCAGTGGCTCGGCGAACATGTGCTGAACGGCAAATGGGTGCTGGCGGTGGCCGGCACGCACGGCAAGACCACCACCAGTTCCATGCTGACCTGGCTGCTCGAAGACGCGGGGCTCAATCCGGGCTTCCTGATCGGCGGCGTGCCGTTGAATTTCGGCGTGTCGGCGCGGCTGACGGATTCGAGTTTCTTCGTGATCGAGGCCGACGAGTACGACACGGCCTTCTTCGACAAACGCTCAAAGTTCGTCCATTACCGCCCCAAGACTGCGGTGCTGAACAATCTGGAGTTCGATCACGCCGACATCTTCCCGGATCTCGCCGCGATCGAAACGCAGTTCCATCACCTGATCCGCACGGTGCCGGGCATCGGCCGGGTTGTGACGAACGGCCGTGAAGACGCGTTGGAGCGTGTGCTCACGCGTGGCTGCTGGAGCGAAGTAGAGCGTTTCGGCGTGCAGGGCGGCTGGGAAACCCTGCCGGCGGAAGACGGCGTGCCGGTCGACGAGCGTTTCGCCGTGTATCACAACGGCGCGCGCGTTGGCGTGGTCGAGTGGCAGGTGCAGGGCGAACATAACCGCATGAATGCGCTGGCCGCGATCGCCGCCGCGCGCCATGTCGGCGTGCCGCCGGCGCAGGCCGCGCAGTCGCTGGCGAGCTTTCGCAACGTGAAGCGCCGCATGGAAGTGCGCGGCAGCGTCGACGGCGTGACCGTCTACGACGACTTCGCGCATCATCCCACCGCGATCGATACGACCGTGGCCGGGTTGCGCGCGCGCGTCGGCCGCGACAATACGCGGATTCTGGCCGTGCTGGAGCCGCGCTCGAACACCATGAAGCTGGGCGTGATGAAAGCGCAATTGCCGGCCAGCCTTGCCGACGCCGACCTCGTATTCGGCTACGGCGCGGCCGCCGGTCGCGACGCGCTCGGCTGGAACCTCGGCGAAGCGCTCGCGCCGCTCGGCGGCAAGGCGCAGGCTTTCGACAATCTGGATGCACTCGTCAAAGCCGTGGTTCAAGCCGCGCGCCCCGGTGACCAGATTCTGGTGATGAGCAACGGCGGCTTCGGCGGCGTGCATCAGAAGCTGCTCGACGCCCTTTCCGCGCGAGGCGCTTCGTGATTCTTTATCTGCACGGTTTCCGTTCTTCGCCCAATTCGTTCAAGGCGCGCGTGCTGGCGGCACGTCTGGTCGAACTGGGCCGCAGCGACGAATGGTGCTGCCCGATGTTGCCGGTGTCGCCGTTCGAGACGGTGGCGCTGGTCGAATCGCTGGTGGCCGCGGCCGGCACGACGCGCGTGACGGTGATCGGCAGTTCGCTCGGCGGCTATTTCGCCACGTATCTGGCGGAAAAACACGGCTGGCCGGCGGTATTGTTGAACCCGGCGGTGGTGCCGCAGCGCGACCTGAGCGCCTATCTCGGCGAGCAGCCGTTGTGGCATGGCGGCGGCAGTATCGTCGTCGAGCCGCATCATCTGGACGAGCTGCGCGCGCTCGGTGTTGCGTCGATCACGCAGCCCGAACGCTATTATTTGATGGCGGCCACCGGCGACGAAGTGCTCGACTACCGCGAAATGCTCGCGCACTATCCGGGCGCACGCACTACGCTGATCGAAGGGAGCGACCACGCGATCAGCGAGTTCGCGCAATACGTCGATGAGGTGCTGGCCTTTTGCGGCGCGGAAGACGTCGAACCGCCGGCGCCGCGCGAGGCCGCCTGAGTCCGGACGGTCCGGCGAACCGGCGAACCGGCGAACCGGCGAACCGGCGAACCGGCGAACCGGCGAACCGGCGAACCGGCGAACCGGCGAACCGGCGTGCGACAGTAAGCCGCCTGCCGCGTTGCACAAACAGTTTCAACAGGATTCAACCCAGCTTCAACCCGCCGGCGCGCGCATCGCGCCGCGGATCCACTACCACGAACACGTTGCCGTGCCGCGCACGCAAGTCACCGATCGCCGAACCGGGTCGGAAGCGCCGGCAGATGCA is a genomic window of Paraburkholderia bryophila containing:
- a CDS encoding YqiA/YcfP family alpha/beta fold hydrolase, which gives rise to MILYLHGFRSSPNSFKARVLAARLVELGRSDEWCCPMLPVSPFETVALVESLVAAAGTTRVTVIGSSLGGYFATYLAEKHGWPAVLLNPAVVPQRDLSAYLGEQPLWHGGGSIVVEPHHLDELRALGVASITQPERYYLMAATGDEVLDYREMLAHYPGARTTLIEGSDHAISEFAQYVDEVLAFCGAEDVEPPAPREAA
- the mpl gene encoding UDP-N-acetylmuramate:L-alanyl-gamma-D-glutamyl-meso-diaminopimelate ligase is translated as MHIHILGICGTFMGGLAVLARGAGHTVTGCDAGVYPPMSTQLEAQGIGLIEGYDADQLNGLNADLFVIGNVVSRGNPLMEAILDRGLPYVSGPQWLGEHVLNGKWVLAVAGTHGKTTTSSMLTWLLEDAGLNPGFLIGGVPLNFGVSARLTDSSFFVIEADEYDTAFFDKRSKFVHYRPKTAVLNNLEFDHADIFPDLAAIETQFHHLIRTVPGIGRVVTNGREDALERVLTRGCWSEVERFGVQGGWETLPAEDGVPVDERFAVYHNGARVGVVEWQVQGEHNRMNALAAIAAARHVGVPPAQAAQSLASFRNVKRRMEVRGSVDGVTVYDDFAHHPTAIDTTVAGLRARVGRDNTRILAVLEPRSNTMKLGVMKAQLPASLADADLVFGYGAAAGRDALGWNLGEALAPLGGKAQAFDNLDALVKAVVQAARPGDQILVMSNGGFGGVHQKLLDALSARGAS
- the aroQ gene encoding type II 3-dehydroquinate dehydratase; translated protein: MTRLLVLHGPNLNLLGTREPEVYGRVTLPQIDQALADRAADAGVELASFQSNHEGALVDRIQSARTEKTDFILINPAAYTHTSVAIRDALAGVGIPFVEIHLSNVHRREPFRHHSYFSDQAEGVICGLGWKGYMYALEFALDRLAAGSSRG
- the prmA gene encoding 50S ribosomal protein L11 methyltransferase, which codes for MSYRELIVELAREHAEEFSDALLELGALSVSVEDADADTPDEQPLFGEPGLTPDRSAWQRSRVIALLAPEHEPALLLTAAANEIGLANAPSFKVREVEDQDWVRLTQSQFDPIKIGERIWVVPSWHDAPDPEALVLELDPGLAFGTGSHPTTRLCMEWLEQSVQAGQSVLDYGCGSGILAILAQKCGASPVFGIDIDPQAVESARQNSERNRADVTYGLPDACPSGEFDIVVANILSNPLKLMASMLASKVKPGGKIALSGILARQADEVAQVYAQWIDIGVWREHEGWVCLSGTRRESH
- a CDS encoding TlpA family protein disulfide reductase, whose product is MNTRRILTGALVAIVAACGGVLANHWFSGDSEVAHAAQTAAAPSAVEQLWAAPVTTVDGKPQSLSLLKGHPIVVNFWASWCGPCVEEMPALSQLQRDYAKKGIQFVGLGVDSEKNVQAFLQKVKVAYPVYITGFGGADLARAFGNNAGGLPFTVVIDAKGNVRSTKLGQINPEALRQTLDAL
- the accC gene encoding acetyl-CoA carboxylase biotin carboxylase subunit, with product MFEKILIANRGEIALRIQRACRELGVKTVVVYSEADKEAKYVKLADEAVCIGPAPSNLSYLNMPALISAAEVTDAEAIHPGYGFLSENADFAERVEQSGFTFIGPRPETIRMMGDKVTAKQTMIKTGVPCVPGSEGALPDDPKEIVKIARQVGYPVIIKAAGGGGGRGMRVVHTEAALVNAVNMTREEAGRAFGNPQVYMEKFLENPRHIEIQILADSFKNAVWLGERDCSMQRRHQKVIEEAPAPGIARRLIERIGDRCADACKKMGYLGAGTFEFLYENGEFYFIEMNTRVQVEHPVTELITGVDIVQEQIRIAAGEKLAFRQRDIVFKGHAIECRINAEDPFKFTPSPGRLTSWHMPGGPGIRVDSHAYNGYFVPPNYDSMIGKLIAYGATREQAINRMRIALSEMVVEGILTNIPLHRELMLDAKFVEGGTSIHYLENRLAAKQQAAPEEA
- a CDS encoding UDP-N-acetylmuramate--alanine ligase yields the protein MVRKSHFDPLRVREEIAIAAARMIAEDGLDYATAKRKAARQVVGESRVAGEWLPDNDQIEEEIREYQSLFQGDSQPLLLRRFRRVAVDWMERLAPFNPYLTGAVLGGTAGEHSDVHLQVFCDNPKEVAIYFLNANIQYDVSETRHFAGRGYVETLSFLWRPANEGRKAEPVGIHVALYETDDLRGAVRADARGRTARANLQAVQTLLASSEATPSTN
- the accB gene encoding acetyl-CoA carboxylase biotin carboxyl carrier protein — its product is MDLRKLKTLIDLVSESGISELEVTEGEGKVRIVKNAPPVYVQPSASYAPQYAQPAPFPGGEAPAAAAAGVPATPAPVVPQGHVVTSPMVGTFYLAPSPGAEPFVQVGDTVKEGQTICIIEAMKLLNEIESDKAGVVKEILVDNGQAVEYGQPLFVVG